Proteins found in one Gammaproteobacteria bacterium genomic segment:
- a CDS encoding chaperone modulator CbpM: protein MKKLHVGELLDEQVEFTLSELCLVSNSEEDLIIKLVDEGVIEPNGENYENWKFSATHLKSVQAAIRLGNDLGINIEGVALALDLIEEIDRLRFHLKLYVESHE from the coding sequence ATGAAAAAACTCCATGTTGGTGAATTGTTAGATGAACAGGTTGAATTTACATTAAGCGAATTATGTTTGGTCAGTAACAGTGAAGAAGATTTGATAATAAAGTTAGTGGATGAAGGTGTAATAGAGCCGAACGGCGAAAATTATGAAAACTGGAAATTTTCCGCGACTCATTTAAAGAGTGTCCAAGCTGCAATTAGACTTGGGAATGACTTAGGCATCAATATCGAAGGAGTCGCGTTAGCTTTAGATTTAATTGAAGAAATTGATAGATTAAGATTTCATCTTAAGTTGTATGTAGAGTCACATGAATAA
- a CDS encoding DnaJ C-terminal domain-containing protein, producing MDYKDYYKVIGVERGATQDDIKRAYRKLARKYHPDVSKEKDAEAKFKELGEAYEVLKDPEKRAAYDQLGSNWQSGQDFKPPPNWDAGFEFSDRYTNYSDMHSSDFFESLFGHAARSKAGYQHFSNSHSRGEDHHAKILIDISDSYNGIIRDLVLKTPEIDEHGKLVNKQRTLNVKIPKGVKQRQKIRLAAQGAKGIGGGPAGDLYLEVEFSSHPMFSVEDRDIYIKLPVSPWEAALGATITLPTPVSKVELKIPPGSSGGSKLRLKGQGIPGKPSGDIIAVLEVSVPNAKSDAEKSLYRQMEQTFQFNPRKALGV from the coding sequence ATGGATTATAAAGATTATTACAAAGTCATTGGTGTTGAACGAGGCGCAACTCAAGATGACATTAAGCGTGCCTATCGTAAACTTGCCCGTAAATATCACCCCGATGTCAGTAAAGAAAAAGATGCTGAAGCTAAATTTAAAGAATTAGGTGAGGCTTATGAGGTTTTGAAAGATCCAGAGAAAAGAGCTGCTTATGATCAATTAGGCTCTAATTGGCAATCTGGTCAAGATTTTAAACCACCACCTAACTGGGATGCTGGTTTCGAGTTTAGTGATAGATACACTAATTATAGTGATATGCATTCAAGCGATTTTTTTGAATCATTATTTGGTCATGCTGCACGCTCTAAAGCCGGCTATCAACACTTTTCTAATAGCCACTCTCGAGGTGAAGATCACCATGCAAAAATATTGATTGATATCTCAGACTCATATAATGGCATTATAAGAGATTTAGTATTGAAAACACCAGAAATAGATGAGCATGGAAAGCTTGTTAATAAGCAAAGAACATTAAATGTAAAGATACCTAAGGGAGTAAAACAAAGACAGAAAATCAGATTGGCAGCACAGGGTGCGAAAGGTATTGGTGGTGGTCCTGCAGGAGATCTTTATTTGGAGGTTGAATTTAGTTCTCATCCTATGTTTAGTGTTGAAGATAGAGATATATACATTAAGTTGCCTGTGAGCCCATGGGAAGCTGCATTAGGAGCAACTATCACTTTACCTACACCAGTTAGTAAGGTGGAATTAAAAATTCCGCCTGGGTCGTCTGGTGGAAGTAAACTTCGATTAAAAGGTCAGGGCATCCCTGGAAAACCATCTGGAGATATTATTGCTGTCCTGGAGGTTTCAGTTCCTAATGCAAAGTCTGACGCTGAAAAATCACTCTATCGACAGATGGAACAGACATTTCAGTTTAATCCACGTAAAGCGTTAGGAGTGTAA
- a CDS encoding cation diffusion facilitator family transporter → MTKLLQHKSIVEKNRKVRSILIIEGFANLIILTIKAWVGIYTGSSAILSDALHSLSDLFNNILAFTLIKISSYGPDLNHPYGHRKFETLAVFILATLLSVVAIEIVFRAFERIGNPILLSQWGFILMCGVLVINIGISSWEHYWAVRLDSEILKADARHTLSDILTTVAVIGGWQLAARGYPMFDFLLSLGISIFVLYLAYTLFSKCIPILVDSTSLDHEQVISYIEQLHGVVKVRRMRSRVIEHGIFADIIVIVGRHLSTNESHAIADQIEHKLAELYGMEDVVIHIEPEEP, encoded by the coding sequence ATGACCAAGTTGCTTCAACATAAATCCATCGTTGAAAAGAATAGAAAAGTTCGTTCAATTTTAATTATAGAAGGGTTTGCAAACCTCATTATTTTAACTATAAAAGCCTGGGTTGGAATATATACTGGATCTAGTGCCATTTTAAGCGACGCATTACATTCATTGTCAGATTTATTTAACAATATTCTCGCATTTACATTAATTAAGATTTCTTCTTATGGCCCGGATCTGAATCACCCATATGGTCATCGAAAATTTGAAACCTTGGCTGTATTTATATTGGCAACGCTTTTAAGTGTTGTTGCCATAGAGATTGTTTTTCGAGCTTTTGAGCGAATTGGAAATCCAATACTGCTTAGTCAATGGGGTTTTATTTTGATGTGCGGAGTACTAGTAATTAATATTGGCATATCTAGTTGGGAGCATTATTGGGCTGTGCGTCTTGATTCGGAAATATTAAAAGCAGATGCAAGACACACGCTTAGCGATATATTGACAACAGTTGCCGTGATTGGAGGTTGGCAATTAGCTGCTCGTGGCTATCCAATGTTTGATTTTTTACTTTCACTAGGAATTTCTATATTTGTGTTATACCTCGCTTATACATTATTCAGTAAGTGCATCCCAATATTAGTTGATAGCACATCTTTAGATCACGAACAGGTCATTAGCTATATTGAACAGCTACACGGTGTTGTAAAAGTAAGGCGAATGCGTTCGAGAGTCATTGAACATGGTATCTTTGCAGACATAATCGTGATTGTAGGTCGTCATTTATCGACAAATGAATCACATGCTATAGCAGATCAAATAGAACATAAATTGGCAGAACTTTATGGTATGGAAGATGTGGTGATACACATTGAGCCTGAAGAACCATAA
- a CDS encoding outer membrane protein transport protein, translating to MILRSKKLCIFALLFLIHHQDGDASGFQIREQSALGQGNSFAGIAAGSHDANAIFFNGASMTLYDRNTLSSSASVIHFSGDYNNGNSSTISGSLIEGSGTFKHETSRVPAISAVYSWADNLKFGINVSAPWGLKTNYDHNWVGRYYAIQSELRSININPLLAFKVNNKFSYSIGIQAQYLEVEIDNAIDFGTLGFLNSVPGAIPASTNQDGFVSIKGDDWGFGWTAGFLFETSPTTKLGIAYRSKISYQLKGKADFRLDPQGIGATLSGATDAFINTDSFSRIETPEFITFGIRHDINKSWSIMSEFDFTRWSRVDQLVIQFENPSQSNNITNLKWDDTWFASFGIEYRPNDRLQLRGGIAYEEGASSNEFRSPRVPDADRYWFSLGGTYAINNHIKVHGAYSHLNLDDPTLVLSTSSEPNVSRGNLVGEYDVHANILAFGISFIL from the coding sequence ATGATTCTTCGATCTAAAAAATTATGTATTTTCGCGTTATTATTTCTGATTCATCATCAGGATGGTGATGCGTCAGGTTTTCAGATTCGTGAGCAGTCTGCACTGGGACAGGGAAATTCATTCGCTGGCATTGCTGCAGGTAGCCATGACGCCAATGCTATTTTTTTCAATGGTGCATCAATGACGCTATATGATAGAAATACACTTTCTAGTAGTGCTTCTGTTATTCATTTCTCAGGCGATTATAATAATGGAAATTCCTCAACAATTTCTGGTAGCTTAATTGAAGGTTCTGGGACATTTAAACATGAAACATCGAGGGTACCTGCAATTTCTGCAGTTTATAGCTGGGCTGATAATTTAAAATTCGGGATTAACGTCAGTGCGCCTTGGGGACTGAAAACGAATTATGATCATAATTGGGTGGGACGTTATTACGCGATCCAATCTGAATTACGTTCAATCAATATTAATCCATTACTTGCATTTAAAGTTAATAATAAATTTTCATATTCAATTGGCATTCAAGCTCAGTATCTAGAAGTTGAAATTGATAACGCTATTGATTTTGGCACTTTGGGCTTCTTAAATTCAGTCCCGGGAGCTATTCCAGCAAGCACTAACCAAGATGGATTCGTAAGTATAAAAGGTGATGATTGGGGATTTGGTTGGACAGCAGGTTTTTTATTTGAGACTTCACCAACCACTAAGCTGGGTATAGCGTATCGTTCTAAAATTTCTTATCAATTGAAGGGGAAGGCAGATTTTAGATTAGACCCGCAAGGGATTGGAGCTACACTCAGTGGTGCAACCGATGCTTTCATAAATACAGACTCATTTAGCCGAATTGAAACGCCAGAATTTATCACTTTTGGAATTCGTCATGATATAAATAAGTCATGGTCCATTATGTCTGAATTTGATTTTACACGTTGGTCGAGAGTGGATCAGCTTGTTATACAATTTGAGAATCCAAGTCAAAGTAATAATATTACGAATTTGAAATGGGATGACACCTGGTTTGCTTCTTTTGGAATAGAATATCGTCCCAATGATCGTCTACAATTACGTGGAGGTATTGCTTATGAAGAAGGTGCGTCATCAAATGAATTCAGATCACCACGTGTTCCTGATGCAGATCGATATTGGTTTTCATTAGGAGGGACTTATGCCATAAATAATCATATAAAAGTCCATGGTGCATATTCGCATCTAAATTTAGATGATCCTACATTGGTATTATCAACCTCTTCAGAACCAAATGTTTCAAGAGGTAACCTTGTCGGTGAATATGATGTACATGCAAATATTCTAGCGTTCGGAATATCATTCATTCTTTAA
- a CDS encoding Hsp20/alpha crystallin family protein, with protein MTKATSKVPVKKKKTNKTSQKKTLAKAAENVTPLASLREEVDNLFERFADDWPSLPKIFGKGWSYPIANIERQFSHSDILLTPRVDISETDDALDIEMELPGLLAEDIEITLGDDSLSVKGEKSEKRSETKKHYHINERSYGAFLRNFRVPNGVDRDKVEACNSNGVLKIKLPKTAAAINDKRSINVNAA; from the coding sequence ATGACAAAAGCAACATCTAAAGTACCAGTAAAAAAGAAAAAAACAAATAAAACTAGTCAAAAAAAGACACTTGCTAAAGCAGCTGAGAATGTAACTCCATTAGCCAGTTTGCGTGAAGAAGTAGACAATTTGTTTGAACGGTTTGCCGACGATTGGCCAAGTTTACCTAAAATTTTTGGGAAAGGTTGGTCCTACCCAATTGCCAATATTGAGCGACAATTTAGTCACTCAGACATTCTACTGACACCGCGAGTCGATATAAGTGAAACTGATGATGCGCTTGATATTGAAATGGAACTTCCTGGATTATTAGCAGAAGACATAGAAATTACACTTGGCGATGATTCTCTGTCTGTAAAAGGAGAAAAATCTGAAAAACGATCTGAAACAAAAAAACATTATCATATCAATGAAAGAAGTTATGGCGCATTTCTACGTAATTTTCGCGTTCCTAACGGAGTCGATCGAGATAAAGTTGAAGCCTGTAATTCAAATGGAGTATTAAAAATTAAATTACCTAAAACCGCCGCCGCGATAAATGATAAACGATCAATAAATGTTAACGCTGCATAA
- the ftsH gene encoding ATP-dependent zinc metalloprotease FtsH, with protein sequence MDTKHQFSIWYVLVAIVFILMLQKYTPSAHVENLAYNEFKLLLKSNKLDDITLNNETITGVLHIEDLGELLPPETINKLNRVSAGKYRFVTVRIEDPNLIEDLQSSKVRYVGKREHRWIGAVLSTVLWIGLFFGVWLFAIRRMSATSGTMSVGKSKAKVYVEQDTKVTFDDVAGVDEAKEELQEVVNFLREPKRYGRLGARIPKGILLVGPPGTGKTLFARAIAGEAKVPFFSISGSEFVEMFVGVGAARVRDLFEQARLKAPAIIFIDELDALGRARSIQGLGGGHDEKEQTLNQLLAEMDGFDPSQGVVLLAATNRPEILDAALLRAGRFDRQVLVDRPDKNGRAAILRVHIKKITLAPDFDEETVAALTPGFTGADLANLVNEAAILATRREADAITLDDFTLAIERIVAGLEKKNRILNPEERKVIAYHEMGHALVAMSLTGVDPVHKISIIPRGIGALGYTIQRPTEDRFLMTREELADKMAVLLGGRAAEFLIFKHLSTGAADDLAKATDIARSMVTRYGMDENLGHVVYQQQAPLFLDNQALSSRQHEVSDETIEKIDRSVRELIQAAFDKAKSILIEHRNVLEHGAQQLLTKETLVEEDLSSLLEELSSTAINKSEAN encoded by the coding sequence ATGGACACAAAACATCAATTTTCTATTTGGTACGTATTGGTAGCCATTGTTTTTATATTAATGCTACAAAAATATACGCCGAGTGCGCATGTTGAAAATTTGGCTTATAACGAATTTAAATTACTACTTAAGAGTAACAAGTTAGATGATATTACGCTAAATAACGAAACAATTACCGGTGTTTTACATATTGAAGATCTTGGTGAGTTGTTGCCGCCAGAGACTATTAATAAATTGAATAGGGTTAGTGCTGGCAAGTATCGATTTGTAACAGTGCGGATTGAAGATCCTAATTTAATAGAAGACCTGCAATCATCTAAGGTCCGTTATGTTGGGAAGCGTGAACATCGTTGGATAGGTGCTGTTCTATCAACTGTGTTATGGATCGGTTTATTTTTTGGGGTGTGGCTTTTTGCTATTCGCCGCATGAGCGCGACAAGTGGTACGATGTCAGTTGGAAAAAGCAAGGCCAAAGTCTATGTTGAACAAGATACAAAAGTAACGTTTGATGATGTTGCTGGTGTGGATGAAGCAAAAGAAGAATTACAGGAGGTTGTTAACTTTTTACGAGAACCAAAGCGATATGGTCGACTTGGTGCGCGTATTCCAAAGGGTATATTATTGGTTGGTCCACCAGGAACAGGAAAAACATTATTTGCTCGTGCTATTGCAGGTGAAGCAAAAGTACCTTTCTTTTCAATCAGTGGGTCGGAATTTGTAGAAATGTTTGTTGGTGTTGGTGCGGCTCGTGTGCGAGATTTGTTCGAGCAAGCAAGGCTGAAAGCACCAGCGATTATTTTCATTGATGAACTTGATGCGCTAGGCCGAGCACGTAGTATTCAAGGCTTAGGTGGTGGACATGATGAAAAAGAACAAACACTCAATCAATTGTTAGCTGAAATGGATGGATTTGATCCTAGTCAAGGTGTGGTTTTGCTTGCAGCAACCAATCGTCCAGAAATCCTTGATGCAGCACTTTTGCGTGCTGGCCGATTTGATCGTCAAGTTTTAGTAGATCGACCTGATAAAAATGGTCGTGCTGCAATTCTTCGTGTACATATAAAAAAAATCACTCTGGCGCCAGATTTTGATGAAGAAACTGTTGCTGCATTAACACCTGGATTTACTGGAGCTGATTTGGCGAATTTAGTAAATGAGGCTGCAATACTTGCGACACGACGAGAAGCCGACGCAATAACGTTGGATGATTTTACACTCGCAATTGAACGAATTGTGGCTGGTCTTGAGAAGAAAAATCGTATCCTCAATCCTGAAGAGAGAAAAGTAATTGCATATCACGAGATGGGACATGCGTTAGTTGCGATGTCATTAACCGGTGTAGATCCTGTACATAAGATCTCAATTATTCCACGTGGAATTGGCGCTCTCGGATATACAATACAACGGCCTACAGAAGATCGGTTCCTCATGACTCGCGAGGAGCTTGCTGATAAAATGGCGGTATTGCTTGGTGGCAGAGCCGCTGAATTTTTAATATTTAAGCATTTGTCGACAGGGGCAGCCGATGATTTGGCGAAAGCTACAGACATTGCACGAAGCATGGTGACACGCTATGGGATGGACGAAAATCTGGGACATGTTGTTTATCAGCAACAAGCACCGCTCTTTCTAGATAATCAAGCATTATCCTCACGTCAGCATGAAGTTAGCGATGAAACTATTGAAAAAATAGATCGCTCCGTTCGAGAGCTTATACAAGCTGCATTTGATAAAGCTAAGTCAATTTTGATAGAACATCGAAATGTGCTTGAACATGGAGCACAACAGTTACTTACGAAAGAAACATTAGTAGAGGAAGATCTATCTAGTTTACTTGAAGAATTATCTAGTACCGCAATAAATAAGTCTGAGGCTAATTAG
- a CDS encoding heavy-metal-associated domain-containing protein — MKYDFQVENIKCGGCSNIITTKLRKIDGVEDVIVKVDDREVRVIAESDQSNSQREALSAALAKLGYPETGSTGSNCLVTKATSFVSCALGKISKKI, encoded by the coding sequence ATGAAGTATGATTTTCAGGTCGAAAATATCAAGTGTGGAGGATGTTCTAACATAATTACAACTAAACTTCGCAAGATTGATGGTGTTGAAGATGTCATTGTGAAGGTCGACGATCGAGAAGTCAGAGTCATTGCTGAGTCTGATCAAAGTAATAGCCAACGGGAAGCACTTAGCGCTGCACTTGCGAAATTAGGCTATCCAGAAACTGGATCTACAGGATCGAATTGCTTAGTCACCAAGGCGACGTCTTTTGTAAGCTGTGCATTAGGTAAGATTTCTAAAAAGATATAA
- the trxC gene encoding thioredoxin TrxC: MSNDSTYIVCQYCFTSNRVPNSKLKDGPVCGKCRQSLFTGKPIELSDNNFSRFIDKTSIPVVVDFWASWCGPCIMMAPIFAQVSNQLEPRVILAKVNTESSHAIASQYGIRSIPSILIFKNGKEISRQSGAMDLKTLSNFIQNNI; encoded by the coding sequence ATGAGTAATGATTCTACATATATAGTCTGTCAATACTGCTTTACTTCAAACAGAGTGCCAAACAGCAAATTAAAGGATGGCCCAGTCTGTGGTAAGTGTCGTCAATCGCTATTTACAGGCAAGCCTATTGAGCTATCCGATAATAACTTTAGTAGATTCATCGACAAGACAAGTATACCAGTGGTCGTAGATTTTTGGGCATCTTGGTGTGGGCCATGCATAATGATGGCACCAATCTTTGCTCAAGTATCAAATCAGTTGGAGCCAAGAGTAATACTTGCCAAGGTTAATACTGAAAGCTCTCATGCAATAGCATCTCAATATGGTATACGCAGCATTCCTTCAATATTAATTTTTAAGAATGGTAAAGAGATTAGTAGGCAGTCAGGTGCAATGGATTTAAAAACTTTGAGTAATTTTATACAGAATAATATTTAA
- a CDS encoding multiheme c-type cytochrome, whose translation MKLISRLILLTVILCGCSDQNSNSDTSTQLKSSAPKSASYVGSKQCLDCHQDQYESWQNSHHDLAMQHADEKTVLGNFDNTSFNYFGTVSRFYKKEDLFYIQTDGPNGKLTDYLIAYTFGVYPLQQYLIKFPKGRYQALNIVWDTRSKSEGGQRWLHLYPNEHIKHDDELHWTGINQNWNYMCADCHSTNLQKNYDVVKKEYTTTWSEIDVGCEACHGPASRHIAWSEKKNKGDDKGFDVAFNERKNASWLIDSVTGNAKRNPGKHSNIEIEACAQCHSRRTTLKSGARPKHALLNNFMPSLLTEPLYHADGQINGEVYVYGSFVQSKMYHAGVTCSDCHEPHSLKLRANGNALCAQCHQVDKYNSTEHHLHVNDTPGSQCVDCHMPEKNYMVIDARSDHSMRIPRPDLSVKLGVPNACSQCHSDKTAEWAAAILKDKNGKPTKKHFAEAIHAGRFRLPGAPQFLSQLILDETQPAIARATAVTLLPPYLSQQTAPVLQLAANDEKPLLGLGLANALDSIASQHRLPFAYPLLYDDSRSTRMLAGRSLLGVSLNDLPEDAADRFNNAIKEYQNVQLFNADRPESLVNLADFYEQQNKPELAEKYYNQAIELAPYFTPAYVNMANHYRSLGNDIRGEEVLNIALSQVRNKSTIYHALGLLKVRQKKMDAAVEYLHLAADSTETTDRYIYVYAIALNSIGKAQQALKVLEKAQHQYPTNTDILSALVSINKEQGDIKKSQNYEKILRNLIQ comes from the coding sequence GTGAAATTAATAAGTAGACTTATCCTGTTGACAGTAATACTTTGTGGCTGCAGCGATCAGAATTCTAATTCAGATACGAGTACCCAGCTAAAGTCATCAGCTCCGAAGTCAGCCAGCTATGTTGGCTCAAAACAGTGTCTAGATTGTCATCAGGACCAATATGAATCATGGCAAAACTCACATCATGATCTGGCAATGCAACATGCAGATGAAAAAACGGTACTGGGGAATTTTGATAATACTTCTTTCAATTACTTTGGAACAGTTTCTAGATTCTACAAAAAAGAGGATCTCTTTTACATACAGACAGATGGGCCTAATGGCAAGTTAACGGATTATCTTATCGCATATACCTTCGGAGTATATCCGCTTCAACAATATCTAATTAAATTCCCTAAAGGGCGTTATCAGGCTTTGAATATCGTCTGGGATACGCGCAGCAAATCCGAAGGAGGGCAACGCTGGTTACATTTATACCCGAATGAGCATATTAAGCATGATGATGAACTGCACTGGACCGGCATCAACCAAAATTGGAATTATATGTGTGCCGATTGCCATTCGACTAACTTGCAGAAAAATTATGATGTAGTTAAGAAAGAATACACCACCACCTGGTCTGAGATTGATGTTGGTTGTGAGGCTTGCCATGGTCCCGCATCAAGACATATTGCTTGGTCTGAAAAGAAAAATAAGGGTGACGACAAAGGGTTTGATGTCGCTTTCAATGAGCGTAAAAATGCCAGCTGGTTGATCGATTCCGTCACCGGAAATGCAAAACGCAATCCTGGTAAACATTCTAATATCGAGATCGAAGCTTGTGCGCAGTGCCATTCACGACGCACAACGCTCAAGTCAGGTGCGCGACCTAAGCATGCCTTGCTGAATAATTTTATGCCATCACTGCTTACAGAACCGCTGTATCACGCAGATGGTCAGATTAATGGTGAGGTGTATGTTTACGGTTCATTTGTACAAAGCAAAATGTATCATGCCGGTGTGACGTGCAGTGATTGTCATGAGCCTCATAGTTTAAAACTTCGAGCTAATGGTAATGCGTTGTGTGCGCAATGCCATCAAGTAGATAAATATAATTCTACAGAACATCATTTACATGTTAACGATACGCCGGGAAGCCAGTGTGTGGATTGTCATATGCCTGAAAAAAATTACATGGTGATCGATGCAAGGAGTGATCATAGCATGCGCATACCACGTCCAGATTTGTCCGTTAAGTTAGGTGTGCCCAATGCATGTAGTCAATGTCATAGTGATAAAACGGCAGAATGGGCTGCAGCAATATTAAAAGATAAAAATGGTAAGCCTACTAAAAAACACTTTGCAGAAGCGATTCATGCTGGACGATTCAGGCTGCCAGGAGCGCCGCAATTTTTATCACAATTGATTTTGGATGAAACTCAACCTGCCATAGCGCGTGCGACGGCAGTCACTTTATTGCCACCGTATCTGTCACAGCAGACTGCACCTGTGCTGCAATTAGCTGCTAATGACGAAAAGCCTTTGTTAGGCCTTGGATTAGCGAATGCGCTTGATTCGATCGCCTCACAACATCGCCTGCCATTTGCTTATCCCTTGCTATACGATGACAGCAGAAGTACACGAATGCTGGCCGGCAGATCGCTACTGGGTGTCTCGCTGAATGATCTACCAGAAGATGCGGCAGATAGGTTTAACAACGCGATCAAGGAATACCAAAACGTACAGTTATTTAATGCTGACCGACCTGAGTCGTTAGTCAATCTTGCCGATTTTTATGAGCAACAAAATAAACCAGAACTAGCAGAAAAATATTATAACCAGGCGATAGAACTGGCACCTTATTTTACGCCGGCATACGTGAATATGGCGAATCATTACCGTAGTTTAGGAAATGATATAAGAGGCGAAGAGGTTTTAAACATCGCTTTGTCCCAGGTAAGAAACAAATCGACTATTTATCATGCATTGGGTTTATTAAAGGTAAGACAAAAAAAAATGGATGCTGCAGTTGAGTATCTGCATTTGGCAGCAGATAGCACCGAAACAACTGATCGTTATATTTATGTTTACGCTATAGCACTAAACTCTATTGGAAAAGCACAGCAGGCGCTCAAGGTTTTAGAAAAAGCACAGCACCAGTATCCTACAAATACGGATATTCTGAGCGCACTGGTATCGATAAATAAAGAGCAAGGTGATATTAAAAAATCACAAAATTATGAAAAAATATTACGAAACTTGATCCAGTAA
- a CDS encoding arylsulfatase: MKVKLVLVLLLMPLAAVSADKPNILVIWGDDIGQSNISAYTMGMMGYRTPNIDRIANEGMIFTDYYGEQSCTAGRSSYITGQSVYRTGLSKVGLPGADLGLQEEDPTIAGLLKAEGYTTGQFGKNHLGDKDEHLPSNHGFDEFLGNLYHLNAEEEPENEDYPKDPKFKERFGPRGVIHSFANGKIVDTGPLTKKRMETIDDETVEAALKFIDRAHKDGKPFYVWWNGTRMHFRTHVKEELRGISGQDEYGDGMVEHDMHVGKLLAKLDELGIADNTIVHYSTDNGPHMNTWPDAGSSPFFGEKNTNWEGGWRVPSMVRWPGKVKAGSVSNEIMHHMDWLPTYLAAAGESDVKEKLKKGSVKAIGRSYKVHLDGYNFLPHLTGEEEKGPRNEIFYFADTGELTALRYNDWKAIFLEQKEYGTLRAWIEPWTELRVPLIFNLRRDPYERSYRTSNTYYDWLIDRAYFLVPAQAYVGEFLYTFKEFPPRQKPASFSIDQVMEKLQSSVGSH, encoded by the coding sequence ATGAAGGTGAAGTTGGTTTTAGTATTGTTGCTCATGCCATTAGCTGCGGTATCGGCAGACAAACCTAATATCCTGGTGATATGGGGTGACGACATTGGCCAATCCAATATCAGTGCCTATACCATGGGTATGATGGGGTATCGCACCCCTAATATCGATCGCATCGCGAACGAAGGGATGATCTTCACAGATTATTATGGAGAACAGTCTTGCACAGCCGGCCGATCATCATACATCACAGGCCAAAGTGTTTATCGCACAGGACTGTCAAAGGTTGGTTTGCCGGGCGCAGATCTTGGCTTGCAAGAAGAAGACCCGACCATCGCGGGATTACTCAAAGCAGAAGGCTATACCACCGGTCAATTCGGTAAGAATCATCTTGGTGACAAGGATGAACATCTCCCGAGTAATCACGGTTTCGACGAATTTCTAGGTAATCTCTACCACCTGAACGCCGAAGAGGAACCAGAGAATGAAGATTACCCTAAAGATCCAAAATTTAAGGAACGTTTTGGACCGCGCGGAGTTATTCATTCATTTGCGAATGGCAAGATCGTAGATACTGGGCCACTGACCAAGAAACGAATGGAGACGATTGACGATGAAACAGTAGAAGCGGCACTTAAGTTTATTGATCGCGCGCATAAAGATGGCAAACCTTTCTATGTCTGGTGGAATGGTACACGAATGCACTTTCGCACCCATGTCAAAGAAGAATTGCGTGGCATATCAGGTCAGGATGAATATGGCGATGGCATGGTCGAACATGACATGCATGTGGGCAAATTGCTGGCTAAGTTAGATGAGCTGGGTATTGCTGATAACACCATCGTGCATTACTCAACGGATAATGGTCCACATATGAATACCTGGCCAGATGCAGGTTCATCACCTTTCTTTGGGGAGAAAAATACCAACTGGGAAGGCGGCTGGCGAGTACCTTCTATGGTGCGCTGGCCTGGCAAAGTTAAAGCAGGAAGCGTTTCTAACGAGATCATGCATCATATGGACTGGCTGCCCACCTATTTAGCAGCTGCAGGTGAATCTGATGTTAAAGAAAAGCTCAAAAAAGGCAGCGTTAAAGCCATCGGTCGCTCTTATAAAGTTCATCTCGATGGCTACAACTTCCTGCCTCACCTTACAGGAGAGGAAGAAAAAGGACCGCGTAACGAGATTTTCTATTTTGCAGACACAGGCGAATTAACCGCCTTGCGCTACAATGACTGGAAAGCAATTTTCCTTGAGCAGAAAGAATACGGCACGTTGCGAGCATGGATTGAACCCTGGACGGAATTGCGTGTACCTCTGATCTTCAATCTTAGGAGAGATCCTTATGAGCGATCTTACCGCACGTCAAACACCTACTATGACTGGCTAATCGACAGAGCTTACTTCTTAGTGCCTGCACAAGCATATGTAGGAGAATTTTTGTATACTTTTAAAGAGTTTCCACCGAGGCAAAAACCGGCAAGTTTCTCTATTGATCAAGTAATGGAGAAGCTACAGTCTTCTGTTGGATCACATTAA